In a genomic window of Weissella tructae:
- a CDS encoding alpha/beta hydrolase translates to MISNEAERLTQRLKTQNFRQQLVTAFQTAQGKMTDKDLTRENFPANVSYKAHWIDHHLVAEVSSLSVQRNASILMLHGGGFVIPAGKNFVTVGMAFVQAGYTVWFADYPLIQNYSSDYLRKWLLRAYEKMAEQTDRSLLFGDSAGANLALRLLLDIRDKGLPQPHATELFSLGPDLTLATTDLKQVAESDVVLDRDGLASVFSDVFDADMNRYYSFNAENDYSQLGNIRLDMGGNELFVPDVLALMDVLDTVGTSPELMIHPAMMHDFIMWSQLPESQAVQASILNYFNEGQK, encoded by the coding sequence ATGATTTCAAATGAAGCAGAGCGTTTAACGCAGCGTTTAAAGACGCAAAATTTTCGACAACAATTAGTCACTGCTTTTCAGACTGCACAGGGGAAAATGACAGATAAGGACTTAACTCGCGAGAATTTCCCGGCCAATGTTTCCTATAAGGCGCATTGGATTGACCATCATTTAGTGGCCGAAGTATCCAGTTTGTCAGTCCAAAGAAATGCTTCGATTCTGATGTTGCATGGTGGTGGTTTTGTGATTCCAGCGGGTAAAAATTTTGTTACGGTGGGTATGGCATTTGTTCAGGCGGGTTATACGGTCTGGTTTGCAGACTATCCATTGATACAAAACTATTCAAGTGACTATCTGCGGAAATGGCTGTTACGAGCGTATGAAAAAATGGCCGAGCAAACAGATAGGTCCTTATTATTTGGTGATTCAGCTGGAGCTAACTTAGCTTTGAGATTGTTACTTGATATTCGCGATAAGGGGTTACCACAACCGCACGCAACAGAATTATTCTCATTAGGGCCGGACTTAACCTTAGCGACGACCGACTTAAAACAAGTCGCAGAATCAGATGTGGTGTTAGACCGCGACGGATTGGCCAGTGTCTTTAGCGATGTTTTTGATGCTGATATGAATCGTTACTATAGTTTTAATGCAGAAAATGATTACAGCCAGCTAGGGAATATTCGTCTGGATATGGGGGGCAATGAATTGTTTGTGCCTGATGTACTCGCGTTAATGGATGTGTTAGATACAGTGGGGACAAGTCCGGAACTGATGATTCATCCGGCGATGATGCATGATTTTATTATGTGGTCACAATTGCCGGAATCTCAGGCGGTGCAGGCATCTATCCTGAATTATTTCAACGAGGGACAAAAGTGA
- a CDS encoding ABC transporter ATP-binding protein has product MTEPALVANNIKQVYKSAAGVEQTVLHNLSVEAEKGEFLAIMGPSGSGKSTLLNILSTLMKPTSGDVRINNQDILHMNDNEIAKFRGEDMGFIFQSYNLVDSLTVYENIALPLMLQKQRPAVIKTRVNEVATMLNIAEYLNKYPSELSGGQQQRVGAARALVHNPGLIFGDEPTGALDSENAREMMNYLTKINDNADISILMVTHDPFSASFASRILFLNDGEISGELVRGNTAREDFYGEILRELGNFE; this is encoded by the coding sequence ATGACTGAACCAGCATTGGTTGCGAATAATATTAAGCAAGTCTATAAGAGTGCAGCGGGCGTTGAACAAACAGTTCTGCATAATCTATCAGTAGAAGCGGAAAAGGGTGAATTCTTGGCTATTATGGGTCCTTCTGGATCTGGTAAGTCTACATTGTTGAATATTCTATCAACTTTGATGAAACCAACATCTGGGGATGTTCGCATCAACAATCAAGATATTCTACACATGAATGACAATGAAATCGCTAAGTTCCGTGGAGAAGACATGGGATTCATTTTCCAAAGCTACAATTTGGTTGATAGTTTGACGGTTTATGAAAACATTGCCTTGCCATTGATGCTGCAAAAGCAACGTCCAGCGGTAATTAAGACACGTGTCAATGAAGTTGCGACAATGTTGAACATTGCGGAATACTTGAACAAGTACCCATCAGAATTATCTGGTGGGCAACAACAACGTGTTGGGGCAGCCCGTGCGCTAGTACACAATCCTGGTTTGATTTTCGGAGACGAACCAACTGGTGCTTTGGATTCAGAAAATGCGCGTGAAATGATGAACTACCTAACAAAGATTAATGATAATGCGGATATTTCTATCTTGATGGTGACGCACGATCCATTCTCTGCTAGTTTTGCATCACGTATTTTGTTCCTAAATGATGGAGAAATCTCAGGTGAACTCGTACGTGGTAACACAGCACGTGAAGATTTCTACGGCGAGATTCTACGTGAACTCGGAAACTTCGAATAA